GCGGCCGCTCGGCATGCGATATGGATGAACGGACCGGTGGCGGCGGTGGGAGGACTGCACGGTCCACTTTGCCGTGCGGCGTGAGCGGGAAGCGCTCCAGAAAAACAAAACTTCCCGGCACCATGTAAGGTGGCAGGGAGGCCCGCAGGGCACGCCGCAACGTGTCCGCACTGGTCTGACCGCCCGGCCGCAACCTCACATACGCGACGAGTTGCGGCGCCTCGCCCGGCCGCGCTTCGCGCAGGCAGACCAGCGCTTCGGCCACTTCGCCCTGCTTGAGCAGTGCGTCTTCGATCTCGATCAGCTCGACGCGGTAACCGTTCACCTTGACCTGGTGATCCTTGCGGCCGAGGAAAACGAGCGTCCCGTCCGCATCGCGCCGGGCCAGATCGCCGGTGTGAAACGCCCGGCACGCGAGTGGATCGGTATCGCCCGGGAAGCGCGCTGCCGTCAGCGCCTCATTTCGCCAGTAACCCGGCGAGAGGTAACGACTGCGAACGACCATTTCCCCCGTCAGTCCGGGGCGCACCTCGTTGCCCTGCTCGTCGCAGAGCGCGATTCGCATGCCTTCGACGGGCTTTCCAATGGGCAGCCGGCCGGGCGCCACCTGCCGGTGCAGCGTGAATTCAGCCCGCGTCAGGTTGCCGGTTTCCGATGATGAGAACGTGTTCAACACCACGCAGTCGTCGCTGAAATGCGCCCGGCATGCAGTCAAATCGTCCGCCGTGGCGGCTTCCGAGGCGAAGCGCACCAGCCGGATCCGCGGAAATCGATCCGTCGGTGTGAGCGTGCGAACGAAACCGCGCAACACAGACACCGACGACACGTAAACTGAAATGTCCGCTTCGCGCAGCCAGCCGGCAAGCTGGGAGACCCCCAGCTCGGCGGTGGGAAACGGACACAACGTCGCGCCGTTGAGCAGCGCGCACCATGTCGTCGCCATGCCCTGCCCGCCGCTGGGCGAAGCCAGCAGCGCAATGGCATCCCGTGCCTCCAAGCGCATGCCCGCTGTGTGCCGTCGCACGTTGTGCAGAATATTCCTGTGCGTTTGCATCACACCTTTGGCCCGGCCCGTGGAGCCGGAGGTGTAAACCAGAAACGCCAGATCCCGTCCGTCAATGGTCAGGTCCGGAGCCGGGCTTTCGCGGCGGGCTTTTGGATCGAAGACGATTACTGATTGGGATGCGACGGCAATTTCCCGAGTCAGCGCCTGATGCATTGCGTCCGTCACCAGCGCGGCCGCTTCGGCGTCCGCCAGAATTTCCTGCAGCCGGGCCGGCGGGTCGGTTGCGTTCAGCACCACCACCACCCGGCCCGCCTTCAACACCGCCAGCATCGCCGCGATGAGCGCGCCGTCCTGCCGGAACAACAGGGCCACGCGGTCGCCCTGCCCGCCGCCGGCACCGACCAGATCCTGCGCCAGGCTGTTGGCCGCAGTGTTCAAATCGTCATACGTTGGCTGCCAGGTGCCCGCGCCGATGGCTTTGCCGGTGCCGTGCTGCGCCACGATCTGTTCAAAGCGCGCGGGAATGGACATTTCCGCCTCGGGCACGAGGTCACCGGCCGCTTTATCGGTGTCTTCAGCACCGGGTTGTTCGATGCTGTTCTCCGCGGCGACGGCTTCAAGACGGTCCAAGCCGACAAATTCAAACAAGCGTCGTGCCGGGTCCAAAGCCTCGGGCGTGCCGGTAAAGCGAACCCGGCCCACCGCGAAACCATCGGTTGCAGTCGCTTCAAAGTGAGCCTCGGCAAAGGCGTTTTGGCGGAAGACATCGCGAATGGCCGGCACTTGCCGCTCGCCCGCATTGAGCACGAGATGGCGGTTCCAAATCACCCACGCGCCCGGTCGGCACAGCATCGGCAGGCTCGTGATCAAGCGCGGCACGTCGGCGTGTTTCAGGTGTCCAAGGAAGCCGGAAAGCAAAACGAGATTCGCCGGCACTGCGCCGACGTAGCTGCTGGCCCGGGTGGCATCCGCCAGCACAAATTGCAGCTGTCGTTCCAGCCCCGCAGCCGCGGCGGCGGCCCTTCCGCGCTCAAGCGAATCCCAATGCGTGTCCAGCAGCGTGGCGGACACATCGTTCCGTCGCGGATGCGTCGCCAACGCACCCGTCAAATCGCGTCCGTCACCGGCGCAAACACTGATGACGCGAATGGGCCCGGGCGGGGAGTCATCGAGCGCCGTGACGATTTGTTCGCGCACACTGCGCAGCCGCGCCTGCAAGCTTGGCACGACGTCGTATTCACGGTGCCATTCATTCCATTCGAGCAACGTTTTCATTGCCACAGGCGGTCCAACGTCAGTTCGGTCGGCGCGTTCCTCATGCGCCATAAAC
Above is a window of Verrucomicrobiia bacterium DNA encoding:
- a CDS encoding AMP-binding protein, with product MKTLLEWNEWHREYDVVPSLQARLRSVREQIVTALDDSPPGPIRVISVCAGDGRDLTGALATHPRRNDVSATLLDTHWDSLERGRAAAAAAGLERQLQFVLADATRASSYVGAVPANLVLLSGFLGHLKHADVPRLITSLPMLCRPGAWVIWNRHLVLNAGERQVPAIRDVFRQNAFAEAHFEATATDGFAVGRVRFTGTPEALDPARRLFEFVGLDRLEAVAAENSIEQPGAEDTDKAAGDLVPEAEMSIPARFEQIVAQHGTGKAIGAGTWQPTYDDLNTAANSLAQDLVGAGGGQGDRVALLFRQDGALIAAMLAVLKAGRVVVVLNATDPPARLQEILADAEAAALVTDAMHQALTREIAVASQSVIVFDPKARRESPAPDLTIDGRDLAFLVYTSGSTGRAKGVMQTHRNILHNVRRHTAGMRLEARDAIALLASPSGGQGMATTWCALLNGATLCPFPTAELGVSQLAGWLREADISVYVSSVSVLRGFVRTLTPTDRFPRIRLVRFASEAATADDLTACRAHFSDDCVVLNTFSSSETGNLTRAEFTLHRQVAPGRLPIGKPVEGMRIALCDEQGNEVRPGLTGEMVVRSRYLSPGYWRNEALTAARFPGDTDPLACRAFHTGDLARRDADGTLVFLGRKDHQVKVNGYRVELIEIEDALLKQGEVAEALVCLREARPGEAPQLVAYVRLRPGGQTSADTLRRALRASLPPYMVPGSFVFLERFPLTPHGKVDRAVLPPPPPVRSSISHAERPRDIVEKNLSWIWQAVLGIPSIGRQDDFFELGGTSLQAVEVLMQIADKFGAVLPPSTLAEHSTIARLAPLLAEHVVLASPSPLVVLRTAATGRPLFLVHSGQGDVTTYSLMVRRLKPRPVFGLQSIGLQGEGWPLTRIETMAERYVREVIAQDPTGPYLLAGTCMGGIVAFEMAQQLVRAGRPVALLALLDVPHPFPAWWHPDWREKWFGSVRDPIRDAARMLRWTVVRGLGGGRTQRGLTEYRHFVGNMNSLANRRYRPRPYPGTLTLFTTADTRYDGGDRRLMMRRHARATRIITLPGVRRGLFARPVVDELAAKLQVCLEEAEGKS